One Diadema setosum chromosome 8, eeDiaSeto1, whole genome shotgun sequence genomic window carries:
- the LOC140232280 gene encoding uncharacterized protein C16orf52 homolog A-like has translation MDKLIVIAGLLFFTADVFALTSLFNPMWVVSRGSGAMTMGLISQCLTIFGRETVCMPPTLCPAWQAALFFIVCAIICLTTTCVMFAYSHRRQSALDYARWFSFSAMVLLCLAAIVFPMGFYVDEIGGEPYKLPSTVSVGSSYVIFLLSIVLTVVSELFAGKLCAPLFITRG, from the exons ATGGATAAACTTATCGTGATTGCGGGGTTATTATTCTTCACAGCAGATGTATTTGCTTTAACGAGTTTATTCAACCCAATGTGGGTGGTTTCTCGTGGCTCAG GGGCAATGACGATGGGACTGATTTCGCAATGTCTGACAATTTTTGGTCGTGAGACGGTGTGCATGCCCCCTACACTGTGCCCTGCTTGGCAAGCAGCTCTTTTCTTCATTGTCTGTGCCATCATCTGCCTCACAACGACATGCGTCATGTTTGCCTACTCCCACCGTCGACAGTCTGCACTGGACTATGCCCGCTGGTTCTCCTTCTCAGCAA TGGTTCTTCTCTGCTTGGCTGCCATTGTCTTTCCGATGGGGTTCTACGTGGATGAAATTGGTGGTGAGCCATACAAACTCCCCAGCACTGTGTCAGTGGGTTCTTCCTATGTCATCTTTCTCCTGTCCATTGTGCTCACTGTCGTCTCTGAGCTGTTTGCTGGCAAGTTGTGTGCCCCACTTTTTATAACCAGAGGCTGA